One region of Miscanthus floridulus cultivar M001 unplaced genomic scaffold, ASM1932011v1 fs_702_1_2, whole genome shotgun sequence genomic DNA includes:
- the LOC136532763 gene encoding uncharacterized protein has product MLHVQSCLDEYTAKSQAAHPEGLEQQELDGQILYDLSGALRHGRVAIANGAVKLADVRAAAKKKNPASSNVASYRRMAKDNRNLRHANRFLHERLNQMGELNNDLILDLYRKLDQEVPENHKRRLAALQTNLPTSSSHVGEDLDGEDMDGEDEEDMDGSYMEGEDTEEDMNEEDMYEEDEGDEEDEEDRDEEDIDDNNGGSNAGSYIDDFCDLGYIW; this is encoded by the exons ATGCTTCATGTTCAATCTTGTTTG GATGAGTATACAGCAAAGTCCCAGGCTGCTCATCCAGAAGGGCTGGAGCAACAAGAGTTGGATGGACAAATTCTGTATGATCTATCTGGTGCCTTGCGCCATGGtcgtgtagccattgcaaatggTGCTGTCAAATTGGCTGATGTGCGAGCTGCTGCCAAGAAAAAAAATCCTGCATCTTCAAATGTAGCATCTTATCGACGCATGGCCAAAGATAATCGGAATTTACGTCATGCAAATAGGTTTTTACATGAGCGCCTTAACCAGATGGGGGAACTTAATAATGACCTAATACTG GATCTTTATCGCAAATTGGATCAGGAGGTTCCAGAAAATCATAAAAGGCGCCTTGCAGCTCTACAAACAAAT CTGCCCACTAGTTCATCCCATGTTGGTGAGGACTTGGATGGTGAGGACATGGATGGAGAGGACGAAGAGGACATGGATGGCAGCTACATGGAAGGAGAGGACACGGAGGAGGACATGAATGAAGAGGACATGTATGAAGAGGACGAAGGGGACGAAGAGGACGAAGAGGACAGGGATGAAGAGGACATTGACGACAACAATGGGGGCAGCAATGCTGGATCATACATCGATGACTTCTGTGATTTGGGATATATATGGTAA
- the LOC136532764 gene encoding uncharacterized protein, with protein MDDFFEKFDKEQWKSRVVPTEQQKRELRLNGWNYGRSIKQGPDFFEWFKDQCMQSSIVHKALCQMSYGFCTRVHCYGCYDVNGYRFHSEQYEKGRSGLTTCNTGVCVSSYDESGNVLDYYGVIEDIIKIVWEGSMPLELVLFYCHWFDPTPNGLRRTENLGLVEIKHTSRLSNFDPFVMAAQVSQVYYLPYPCKNREDLMDWSVVYKVAPHGHIPPINSNADSSLGEGPTQDVEFFQEDGLDGTFVIDLGAALDSITSLVSDEITDPKDLEELEKNQAEIEEENEATDEEIESIDEENEDSDEAYD; from the exons ATGGATGATTTCTTTGA AAAATTTGACAAGGAGCAGTGGAAGAGCCGTGTTGTTCCAACTGAACAGCAGAAACGTGAATTGAGACTAAATGGCTGGAATTATGGCCGTTCCATAAAACAAGGGCCAGATTTTTTTGAATGGTTCAAGGACCAA TGCATGCAATCATCTATTGTTCACAAAGCTTTGTGTCAAATGTCATATGGTTTCTGTACTCGAGTTCATTGTTATGGTTGTTATGATGTCAACGGTTATAGATTTCATTCTGAGCAGTACGAGAAGGGAAGATCTGGACTAACCACTTGCAATACTGGTGTTTGTGTGTCTTCTTATGATGAAAGTGGCAATGTTCTTGATTATTATGGTGTCATAGAAGACATAATCAAAATTGTTTGGGAAGGGAGCATGCCACTTGAGTTGGTTTTATTTTattgccattggtttgatccaacACCCAATGGACTGCGGCGCACTGAGAACTTGGGTTTGGTAGAGATTAAGCACACATCAAGATTATCAAATTTTGACCCATTTGTCATGGCTGCTCAAGTTAGTCAAGTTTACTATCTACCTTATCCATGTAAAAATAGAGAAGATCTCATGGATTGGTCAGTAGTGTATAAAGTTGCTCCACATGGACACATACCTCCAATTAATAGCAATGCTGATTCTAGTCTTGGTGAAGGGCCAACTCAGGATGTTGAATTCTTCCAAGAGGACGGATTAGATGGCACCTTTGTTATTGACTTGGGAGCTGCATTGGACTCTATAACATCATTGGTCTCAGACGAGATTACCGATCCTAAAGACTTGGAAGAACTGGAGAAAAATCAGGCTGAGATTGAGGAAGAAAATGAAGCTACAGATGAAGAGATAGAGTCTATAGATGAAGAGAATGAAGATTCAGATGAAGCTTATGATTGA